The following is a genomic window from Paenibacillus thiaminolyticus.
GTCTCCTGGAACGAGCGGTGTCCGGTAACCAGCACGTTGCGCGCATGAACGAAATGAATGCGGTCCGCATGGCCGAATTGCCGGATCATATGCGGCAGATCATTGGCCGGATCAGAGCCGAGCGAGCCGGTGCAGAAGCACATGCCGTGAGCGGGATGATCGAACAGGGACAAATAGCGGGCGAACTGCTCCTCGCGGCCCAGAATTCGCGGCAAGCCGAATATCGGCCATGGAGGATCATCCGGATGAACCGCCATCCTCATCCCCAATTCCGCCGCCTCCGGCATAACCCTCTGGATGAAATAAGCGATGTTCTCCCAATACTGCTCCTCGCCGATGGAACGGTAGCGTTCGAACAGGCGGCCGACTTCCCCGTCAAGATAGCTGGTGTCCCAGCCGGGAAGGCGCAGCGTTCCGTCCGCCGGATCCATCTGTTGGATAACGTCATCCTCATAAATAAGCGTCGTGGAGCCGTCCGGCAGGACATGATCGAGCCTGGAGCGGGTCCAATCGAACACCGGCATGACGTTGTAGCAGACCGTTCGGATCCCT
Proteins encoded in this region:
- a CDS encoding mannonate dehydratase; its protein translation is MELTFRWYGADDPVRLEYIRQIPGMQGIVSAVYDVPVGEVWDRERIRGLKETVEAHGLRLAVIESVPVHEHIKLGLAGRDRYIDNYIATLRNLAAEGIRTVCYNVMPVFDWTRSRLDHVLPDGSTTLIYEDDVIQQMDPADGTLRLPGWDTSYLDGEVGRLFERYRSIGEEQYWENIAYFIQRVMPEAAELGMRMAVHPDDPPWPIFGLPRILGREEQFARYLSLFDHPAHGMCFCTGSLGSDPANDLPHMIRQFGHADRIHFVHARNVLVTGHRSFQETAHLSSAGSVDMTTVMRALADIGYTGPLRSDHGRMIWGEQGRPGYGLYDRALGAVYLNGIWEAVTKCSAASEES